A segment of the Armatimonadota bacterium genome:
TCCGTATGACGGCTCGGAAGGCCGCTTCGCCGTCCGCCCCATTAGGCCGGAAGACACCACGTCAGATGCCGCTGCGCTTCCGGCGGAACGGATGCCGTTGCTGGCCGTCGATGGAGTCTATCGAAGGTACGAGGGACTGGAGGTTGGGATGCGCGGCACGTTCCAGTACGCCAATGCCGCCACCGCCGCCGGTGTGGTCGAGGCGCTGACGGAGCACGGTGTGGAGGTGCCGGAGGAGGCTGTTCGCGCAGGACTTCGGGACGCCTGGATGCCCGGCCGAATGCAGGTCATTCGCTCCAATCCGTATGTCGTCCTCGACGGCGCGCACAACCGATCGGCCGCGTCGGCCCTTGCCGCCGCCATCGAAGTCGAGTTCGATTACGATCGCCTGATCCTTGTGATGGGGATGGTCACGGGCCATTCCATCGCCGAAGTAGTCGCCGTCCTGGCTCCGATGGCCGACGTACTTATCGCGACCGCCGCATCCAATCCCCGCTCGATGCCCGCCGAATCAATCGCAGAGGCCGCCGAAGGCCTCGTGCCTGAGATCGAGACCGTCGAACCGGTTGCGGATGCGTTCGTCCGCGCCACTGAACTCGCCTCCCCGGGCGACCTTGTCGTGGTCACCGGGTCGTTCTACGTGATTGGAGAGGTGCCTCGCTTGCCGAATTATGAGTCTAAAACGTGAACGCAAGCAGTCTAATACACGAAGAATGTGTTGGAAAAGCGTTTGAACGCATAGGTTCGATGGGTATAGAGAGTGTGTAAGCATCCGGTCATGAATCGCTGATCTGAGTCGTAACCCCCCTCTGTCCGCCTCCCGATTGCCGTCGGGTTCTCGCCGATCCGTTTGAAGGCCGAGTGGCTCCGAGGTTAGTGGCGAGCGAGAGTCCCCCCACATATTGCCGGTCTCTAGTGCAACCCTTCACGTCGAGGGATGCAGGACGGGTGATCGGAGGTGTGCCCAACATGCATACAGAAGAGCTTACGAGTGAGAACGTACTCTGCACGCCGGCCGGGTGCTGGATGTTCCAGGTGGAGACGGCCGCGCGTCGGACTAGCGCGGGATCAAACCTCGATGTGGGACTGGCGCTTACTGTGCGCAGTGATCCGAAGTATCTGTCGCTGATTCGCGGCGTCACCGCCGACGTCTGCGAAAGCCTGGGAATAAGCCTCGATACCGCCTACGGGGTCAAACTCGCGGTTGGAGAGGCAGTATCAAATGCTATGGAGCACGGGTCGCCGAACGGCAAGGCCGACTCCGTCCAGATCGTTTTCGCCAAGAGCGAAAACAGTCTGAGAGTGGACGTGATTGATGCCGGCCCGGGCATCTGTTTCCCGGTGAACATGCGTAGGTGCAGGCGCCGCAACAGAGGATTCGGTCTCAGTCTGATGCGGAGCCTGATGGACACGGTTGACTTTGTCAGAGTGGAACGGGGTACCCATCTCGCGATGACGAAGCGGCTCAGAAGCTGACACGCGCGGTCGCGCCGCCTGTGACAGTTGCTGCGGGCAGAGGGTCTTGCGATCCTCTGCCTGTTTTGGCCCATGTGTTGTCTGGGAACGCCGCGGCCTGTATAATGATGGCGTTGTCACCCGGCGGCAGGCCGGGCCAGTTAGAGGGGTTTGTAATCTTGCAGCGGAGAACTCTGGGCCGAACCGGCAAAGACCTATCTATCTTGAGCCTCGGATGTATGCGTCTTCCCGAGGACGATGAGCAAGCGGCGTCGGTTGTCAGCCGCGCGATTGATCTCGGCGTCAACTACCTGGAAACTTCTGAGTGGTACTGTGAGAGCCGCAGTGAGATCAAGGTCGGCATCGGCGTCCGAGGCCGGCGAGACCAGGTATACATCTCCAGCAAGAGCAAAGTGAACCCGGAGACCACGCAGGACGACACACTGAGGGCGTTCGAACGTTCGCTGAAGAGGCTTGGTGTAGACCGCGTCGATTTCTACCAGGTTTGGGACTACAAGGCGGCGGAGTTCGACGCAGTTACGAAGAAGGGTGGGGCGCTCGATCTGCTGGAGAGGCTCAAGAGCGATGGGCTCATAGGACACATCGGCTTCACCTCGCACGAGACGAACGAGGAACTGGTCCGAATGATTGACACGGGCCGCTTCGAGAGCTGCACACTCAGCTATCACATGCTGAACCGTACTGTCGAGCCGGTCATTGAGTTCGCGCGCGAGCGTGGGCTGGGCGTCGTCTGCATGACTCCGCTCGCCGGGGGGCTCCTGGCGACTCCGTCCGATGTTCTGCGCGAGCTGCTTCCCGGTCAGTACTCGAGCATGGCCGCGTCTGCCCTCGCCTTCGTGCTGTCAACCCCTGGGATCACGACCGCTCCGTCCGGGATGACTTCGGTCGCAGAGGTGGAAGCGAACGTGGCGGCGATTAAGAGTTTCGCGCCGATGAGCCATGAGGAGCGGGCGGCTGCGGTCAGGGCGCTCGAGGAGTATTCGGTCCTCGGCCAGCGGTTCTGCACCGGCTGCGGCTACTGCCAGCCCTGCCCGAGCGGGGTCAGGATTCCAAGGCTCTTCGGTATGCGCAACTACTACCAGGTGTTTGGACTGGAGGAGTGGGCGAGGCAGAGGGCTCTGAAAATTCCGCCGGACAAGGGCCCCTGGGCGTGCACGGAATGCGGCGAATGCGAGCCGAAGTGCCCGCACGGCATACCTATCGTCCAGCAGTTGAAGGAAGTGGCAGCCCTCATTGAGGAGTTGAGGCGTTGAGGCTTTGTGCACTGGTCTGTGAGATTCTTGCCCGCGAGGCCGCCCACGCCGCCGCGCATTCGCGGCACATCGTGCACCTGGAGTTCATGCACTCCGGCCTGCACGACGAGCCGGACAAGCTCCGGAGTTCTGTTCAGGAGCGCATTGACGCCGCTTCCAGCGGCGGTTTTGACTACATCGTTCTCGGCTACGGCCTCTGCAGCCGCGGGACAGCCGATCTGGTCGCCCGCGATATTCCGATTGTCATCCCCCGTGTTCACGACTGCATCACTCTTTTCCTGGGCAGCCGCGAGCGTTACGACCGGCAGTTCGGTGACCATCCGGGGACATACTACTATAGTTCGGGATGGATCGAGCACAAGAACGGCGACTTGGCTCAGGGCACGCTGAAGTCAACGCACGAGGTTCGGGCCGAGGAACGCTACCAGGAGTATCTCGAGAAGTTCGGCGAGGACAACGCGAAGTACCTGATCGAGCAGGAGGGGCTCTGGCTCGCCCACTATGATCGTGCCGCGCTGATTGACACCGGCCTTGGCGATATTAGCGTGTACCGGCGTTTCACCCGTGCTGTCGCGGAGAGGAATTGCTGGGACTACGAGGAGATTCCGGGCGACAGGCGGTTGGTGGACGCGCTTCTCGCAGGCGACTGGGATGAGTCGGAGTTCTTGATAGTCCGCCCCGGGCAGCGTACCTGCGAGCAGGTCAACGATGGTATAATCGCCGCGGAGTGACAGGTTGACTTCGCTCCAGCCCTGTGATACAGTCTAGCGCGGAAGTCACGATGACCGTGTAAGG
Coding sequences within it:
- a CDS encoding bifunctional folylpolyglutamate synthase/dihydrofolate synthase, which encodes MTYEEALAYMDWLTQLGWQPGLERFAEFCKRLGNPQDGFRSIHVAGTNGKGSTTAMIAGILRHAGYRTGMYVSPYVYDIRERVQINDRMIPEEDFTRLVEFMIPYAEELGGTEFGHPTEFEVKTALGFLYFAEQNVDFAVLEVGLGGRLDATNIVTPVVSVITSIGLDHTDRLGTTIPEIAFEKAGIVKQRGHLVTAVTDPAAFGVIRSICLDRDSVLWQVAPYDGSEGRFAVRPIRPEDTTSDAAALPAERMPLLAVDGVYRRYEGLEVGMRGTFQYANAATAAGVVEALTEHGVEVPEEAVRAGLRDAWMPGRMQVIRSNPYVVLDGAHNRSAASALAAAIEVEFDYDRLILVMGMVTGHSIAEVVAVLAPMADVLIATAASNPRSMPAESIAEAAEGLVPEIETVEPVADAFVRATELASPGDLVVVTGSFYVIGEVPRLPNYESKT
- a CDS encoding ATP-binding protein; the protein is MHTEELTSENVLCTPAGCWMFQVETAARRTSAGSNLDVGLALTVRSDPKYLSLIRGVTADVCESLGISLDTAYGVKLAVGEAVSNAMEHGSPNGKADSVQIVFAKSENSLRVDVIDAGPGICFPVNMRRCRRRNRGFGLSLMRSLMDTVDFVRVERGTHLAMTKRLRS
- a CDS encoding aldo/keto reductase produces the protein MRLPEDDEQAASVVSRAIDLGVNYLETSEWYCESRSEIKVGIGVRGRRDQVYISSKSKVNPETTQDDTLRAFERSLKRLGVDRVDFYQVWDYKAAEFDAVTKKGGALDLLERLKSDGLIGHIGFTSHETNEELVRMIDTGRFESCTLSYHMLNRTVEPVIEFARERGLGVVCMTPLAGGLLATPSDVLRELLPGQYSSMAASALAFVLSTPGITTAPSGMTSVAEVEANVAAIKSFAPMSHEERAAAVRALEEYSVLGQRFCTGCGYCQPCPSGVRIPRLFGMRNYYQVFGLEEWARQRALKIPPDKGPWACTECGECEPKCPHGIPIVQQLKEVAALIEELRR
- a CDS encoding DUF1638 domain-containing protein, producing MRLCALVCEILAREAAHAAAHSRHIVHLEFMHSGLHDEPDKLRSSVQERIDAASSGGFDYIVLGYGLCSRGTADLVARDIPIVIPRVHDCITLFLGSRERYDRQFGDHPGTYYYSSGWIEHKNGDLAQGTLKSTHEVRAEERYQEYLEKFGEDNAKYLIEQEGLWLAHYDRAALIDTGLGDISVYRRFTRAVAERNCWDYEEIPGDRRLVDALLAGDWDESEFLIVRPGQRTCEQVNDGIIAAE